CCGCGCGCGGATCTCGGGGATCTCCTCGGCGGTGAAGTACAGGCTCGGATGCGCCTCCGCGTCCGGCAGCACGCCCGTGTCGGGGACCACGATGCCCTCCCACCAGGCCTCGTCGGGGTCGTCGCCGGTCGATTCGCCCGGGATCAACGGCGGACTGGCGGCCAGCGCCGGTGGCGGCACACTGCCGACCAGCAGTGCCAGGACCAGGGCGGCCACGACGACGAACGGGCGGCGCACGGCGAGGGACACGATCGAGCTCCCGACTCTCTCCTGAGCGTTCGCATATACGAACGCTGTTCACGAGTCAGAACCCTAAGCCGATCACCCCGTCGTCCGGTAGGGGGTGACACCGGCGTGCTGCGCCACGCGCACGCCGCGGTGGCCTGTTCGCACAGGCGCCCACCACAGGCGGGCCAGCGCGCCGCGCGATCAGCGGGTGCGGAACCCCAACGCGGACTCGGCCCGGACCCGGGCACGTTGCATCGCCTCGACGATCTCCGTCTCCACCTGCGGTGTGAGCCGGATCATCGGCACCGAGCAGCTGATGGCGTCGCGCACCAGGCCCTCGCGGCGCAGTGGCACGGCGATGCACCGGATGCCCTCGGTGTTCTCCTCGTTGTCGAGCGCGTAGCCGCGTTCACGGGTGAGTGCGAGCTCGTCGCGCAGGCGGCCGTGGTCGACGATCGTGTTGGGCGTCAGGCGCCGCAGCTCGTCGGGCAGCATCACGCGCACCGCGTCCGGGTCCTGCATCGACAGCACCGCCTTGCCCAGGGCGGTCGCGTGCGCGGGCAGGCGCCGGCCGATCGCGGAGAACAGCCGCAGGGGGTGCCGGGACTCGCGCTTGGCGAGGTAGACGATGTCGGCGCCGTCGAGCCGACCGAGGTGCACCGTCTCGCCGACCTCGTCCGCGAGCTGGTCGAGGGCGTCACGGGTCAGCGCCACGACGTCGTCGCTGTCCACGTAGGACGCGCCGACCAGCAGTGCCCGCACGCCCAGGCCGAAGCGCAGCCCGGACGGGTCGGTCTGGATCCAGCCCATGTCCTGCATGGTGCGCAGGATCGCGTGCAGGCTCGACTTCGGGATCGCCAGGTCGCGCGCGAGCTCGCCCAGCGTGCGGCGCTCACCGACGGCCGCAAGGTGCTCGAGGATCTCGAGCGTGCGTTCCGAGGACTTGACGGTCCGGAACTGCTCCCGCGTCTCCATGTCGGTCATGCCCTACCCCTCCTGCCGGCCCCGGCGTATTCCACGCTAGTTGGGGCCGCGATCCCGCGCCGGTTCGGTCGCCGACCCCGTACCGATGGCTTGACGGACGGTGGCCGGTCTGCGTATGTTCGCCTACCAGAACGACGTTCGCAAATGTGAACGCCCGGACGGGGCGTCGAGGAGAGCTTCGCCGGGTGCGGCGACACGAACGGGTGAGGTGCGCGTGGATCTGGTGACCCTGGGCGAGACGCTGGTCTGCCTGAGCGGGCAGGAAACCGGCCGCCTGGAGACCGTGCGCACCTTCCGCAAGTCGGTGGGTGGCGCGGAGTCCAACACGGCCATCGGGCTGGCTCGGCTCGGCCTCCGCTCGGCCTGGCTCAGCGGTGTCAGCCTCGACGGGTTCGGCGAGGAGATCCTGAAGCTCCTGCGCGGCGAAGGCGTGGACGTCGAAGGCGTCGTCCGCGGTCCCCAGCCGACCGGGCTGATGGTCAAGGAACGCCGCGCCCCCGGTGATGTCCACGTCCACTACTACCGGCAGGGTTCGGCGGCGTCGTACTTCGACGCCGACGACCTCGAGCCGGCCCGCATCACCGCGGCACGCCGCCTGCACGTGACCGGCGTGACGCTCGCCCTGGGTGCGGCGCCGCGTCGCGCGGTCCACCGCGCCGTGGAGATCGCCGCGGCCGCGGGCATGCCGATCAGCTTCGACCCGAACCTGCGGCTCAAGCTGTGGACGGTCGACGAGGCGGTCGCCGCCTGCGCGGAGCTCTTCCCGTACGTGACCGACCTGCTCTGCAACGAGCAGGAGGCGATGCTGCTGGCCGGCTCCGCCACGCTGGACGCCGCCGTCGAGTCGCTGCTGGACCGGGGTTTCCCGACCATCGTCGTCAAGCGCGGCGAGTTCGGCGCCGTCGGCTATCGCGACGGTGACGTCGTCCATCAGGAGGCGTGGCCGGTCCAGGCGGTCGACTCCGTCGGTGCGGGCGACGCGTTCAACGCCGGCTACCTGTACGGGCAACTCACCGACCTGTCGTTCAAGCGGTCGCTCGAGGTGGGCAACTGGACCGCCTCGCACGTCGTCGCCCACATCGGCGACTACGAGGGCTTCCCGACCGCCGACGACTACCGCACCTGGGTCGACCAGGACGTCGAGGTGACGCGATGAGCGCGCTGTTGCGCGGCATCGACGACGCGGTCGCGGCGATCGGCGCGACCGGCATCGTCGCGGTCGTCCGCACCGACACGGCCGAGCAGGCCGTGGAGCTGACGCGCGCGGCGGTCTTCGGCGGCATCCGGGCGGTGGAGATCACGTTCACCATCCCGGACGCGGCCGAGGCCCTGCGGACGCTGGCGGCCGAGCTGCCCGACGAGGTCGTCCTGGGCGCCGGCACGGTGCTCACCATCGACGACCTGGAGACCGCAGCCGCCGCTGGCGCCCGCTTCGCGATGTCGCCACTCGTCGACCCGACGATCGTGGACGCCGGCGCGCGCGCCGGGCTGGCGGTCGTCCCGGGCGCCATGACGCCCACCGAGGTCGGGGCGGCCCTGCGTGCGGGGGCCCCGGCCGTGAAGATCTTTCCGGCCGCATCGGTCGGGACGGCGCACCTGTCCGCGCTGCGGCAGGTCTTCCCGGAGGCACGCCTCGTGCCCACCGGGGGCGTCGAGCCGGACGCCGTCCGGCAGTGGAGGAACGCGGGGGCCTTCGCGCTCGGCATCGGGGGAGCAATCGACAAGGCAATGCGTCACGGCGGTGTCGCCGCGGTGCACCAACTCTCCGGCCACGTGACCCGGAACTGGGTCGCGGGCAACACTTCACCGTTGGGAGGCGGCAGATGAGACGGCAACGCAAGCTCCTGGCATCCATCCTGGGTGCTGCACTGATGTTGACAGCCTGTGGCGGCGGGGACGCGAGTGAGCCCGCCGCCGTCGGCGACGGCGACGGCGCCACCGACGCCGTCGACGACCCCGAGGGCGACGAGGGCGACGCCGAGGGCGCGTCCGACGTGTCGGGCACCATCGACCTGCTGACCCCGCTGTTCGAGGGCTCCAGCGGTGCCGAGGCGCTCGAGGGCGAGATCCTGCCCGCCTTCTACGAGCAGTACCCGGACGTGACCGTCAACGTCGAGTACACGACCTACGGCAACCTCAACGAGCGCCTGACCACGGCGGTCGCATCCGGTCTCGTCCCCGACGTGCTGATGATGGGCGTCGGCTGGATCGAGCCGTTCGCGTCGCAGGGGATCCTCGCGGACCTCGGCGAGCACGGCATCACGGTCGACGAACTGGCCGAGGACATCAACGAGGCCGTCCTGCGTGCCGCCCAGTACGACGGCAAGCTCTACGGCATCCCGCTCATGCTCGACGCCCGTATCGGCATCTATCGCAAGAGCATGTTCGAGGAGGCCGGGCTCGACCCGGAGCAGCCGCCGACCAGCTGGGAGGAGCTGCGCGAGTACGCGATCGAGCTGACCGAACGCGACGAGAACGGCAACCTCGAGCGGGCCGGCCTGGACCTGTTCGCGCACGACCTGCGCCAGATCTGGATGCCGTTCCTGTTCTCCAACGGTGGCGAGCTGTTCGACGACTCCGGCCAGGAGGTCCTGTTCAACTCGCCCGAGGGCGTCGAGGCGCTCGAGTTCATGAACCAGCTGGTCAACGAGGACGGCGTCACGGAGGTCGGCTTCGAGACGGGCACCGACCTGCGCCTCATCCAGGTCGACCAGGCCGCGATGATGATCGGCCACAACGACCTGTGGCGCATCGCCGAGGAGTCCAGCCCGGAGATCCTCGACGACCTCGGCGCGTTCGTCATCAACGAGGAGCGGCCGGCGTTCTTCCACGGCGGCACGATCGTGAACGTCGCGGCGAACACCGACAACCCGGAGGCGGCGGTCGCCCTGGCGCGCCACCTGGCGGCGCCCGAGGCGTCGCTCATCGCCAACGAGCAGCGCGGCAACGTGCCCGTGCACAAGGACCTGCTCGACAGCGAGTACGTGCAGAACAACCAGCTGGTCCAGTTCGTGATGGAGAACCTGGAGCACGCCTACCCCGAGGGTGGCACCGAGGCCTGGATGGAGGCCCGGGGCAACTTCGCCACCTCGCTCGAGGAGGCCCTGCTGGGTGTCAAGAGCCCCAAGCAGGCGTTGGATGACCTGGCCGCGTTGACCGAGGCCGCGATCCAACGCTGAGCAGGATCGAGGGTCGGGCGGTGCACCACCCCCCGCCGCGCCGCACCGCCCGCCCTCGACCTGTGACCCCGCACGTCAAGGAGATCGCCAGATGAGCGCCACCGCCCCCGAGGTGGAAGCGGGCGCCGTCGCCCGGCAGCCCGGACGGGTGGGCGGCCGGCGCCGCTATCCGCGTTTCGAACGTCGCCAGCGCCGCGCCGGCTACCTGCTGTGCGCACCGGCCGTGGTGCACATGGTCGCCTTCACGTTGCTGCCGGTGTTCGCGGCCCTGTGGCTGAGCTTCACCGATTACCGGGTCCTCACGCCGCCGACCTGGGTGGGCATCGACAACTACGTCGCGATGTTCTCCGACCAGGCGTTCGTGAAGTCGATCTGGAACACGACCGTCTACACCTTCTTCACCGTCCCCTTCGCGATGTTCCTGGCGCTGCTGATCGCGGTGGCCCTCAACGAGAAGATCCGGGCGCGGGCCTGGTACCGCGCCGCCTTCTTCCTGCCGCACGTCACCGCCACGGTCGCCGTCGCGATGGTGTGGATCTGGATGTACAACCCACGGATCGGGCTGTTCAACGCCGCGTTGGGCGTGCTCGGGATCGGGCGGATCAACTGGCTGGGCGACCCCAGCTGGGCGATGCCGTCGGTGATCCTGATGGGGATCTGGCAGGGGATCGGCGTCAAGATGCTGATCTACCTGGCGGCGCTGCAGGGCATCCCCGAGCACCTCTACGAGGCGGCCTCGATCGACGGGGCCAGCAAGCGTCAGCAGTTCGTCCACATCACGATCCCGATGCTGAAGTACGCGACGTTCTTCGTCTTCGTGATCTCCCTGATCGACTCGTTCCAGGTGTTCGACTCGATCTGGGTCATGACCCAGGGTGGCCCGGTCAACTCCACGACCGTGATGACCTACGAGGTCTACCGCAGCGCCTTCCAGAGCTTCCGGATGGGTTACGCCAGCGCCCAGGCGGTGCTGCTGTTCGCCATCATCTTCGTGCTCACCGTCGTGAGCAAGCGGCTGACGAGGTCCGACGATGTCTAGCCAGACCGCCACGCCGCCCCCCAAGGACGCGCTGCAGCGCAGCGCCCCGCTGCGCCCCCCAGCGTCCCGGAAGCCCCGGGCGGCGGCCCCCTCCAGCCGCCGCCCGCGGGCGGGCCGGGTGGTGCTCTACGTGGCGCTGACGGCGGGCGCGATCTTCATGGTGCTGCCGTTCGTGTGGATGCTGCTCACCTCGGTGAAGACCCCGCAGGAGATCGCCTCGTTCCCGCCGACCTGGATCCCCCGCGAGTGGCGGTTCGGGAACTACGTCGACGCGATGCGGGCCGCGCCCTTCGGCTACTACTTCCGCAACAGCCTCTTCATCGCGCTCGGGCAGACCACCGGGACGGTGGTGTTCGGCGCGATGACCGGCTACGCCCTGGCACGGATGCGGTTCCGCGGCCGCGAGGTGGTGTTCCTGCTCTTCATCTCGATGATGATGGTCCCCACCTACGTCAAGGTCCTGCCGCAGTTCCTGATGATGAAGATGATGCCGTTCTTCGGCGGCAACGACTGGCTCGGACAGGGCGGCACCGGCTGGCTCGACACCTGGTACGCGCTCATCGTCCCCGGCGCGATCAGTCCGTTCGCGATCTTCCTGTTCCGCCAGTTCTACCTGACGCTGCCGAAGGACCTCGAGGAGGCGGCCCGGATCGACGGGATGAGCGAGTTCGGGATCTTCGCGCGGATCATGACCCCGCTGATCAAGCCGGCCATCGCGACCGTCGCCCTGCTGCAGTTCCAGAACAGCTGGAACAACTTCCTGTGGCCGCTGCTCGTCACCACGCGGCAGGACCTGCGGGTCATCCAGTTGGGCCTCGCCGTCTTCCAGCAGTCGGAGACCACGGCGTGGGCCTTCCTCATGGCCGGCACCACGCTGGCCACGATCCCGATGGTCCTGCTGTTCCTCGTTGCCCAGCGCTACTTCGTGCAGGGCCTGTCCGGCGTCGCCGTCAAGGGCTGACGCCACGACCTGCCGGCGTCGATCACGCCGGCCCCCCACCTCGTCACGCCAAGGAGCACCCATGCAGATCGACCTGACCGGCCGTCGGGCGCTGGTGACCGGCGCCGCCCACGGGATCGGCCGTGCCGTCGCCATCGCACTCGCAAAGGCCGGCGCCGACGTCGTCGTGCACTACGCCAACAGCGCCGACGCTGCCAAGCAGACCGTCGCCGACATCGAGGAGACCGGTCGCCGGGCCGCCGCCATGCAGGCCGATGCGACCCGCGAGGACGAGGTCGAGCGGCTGGTGACGGACGCGCTCGAGTTCCTCGGCGGTGACCTCGACATCCTCGTGAACAACGCGGGCCATCTCGTCGAGCGGCGCCCGATCGCCGACATGGACACCGCACTGTGGCACCGGGTCGTCGACGTGAACGTCCTGAGCGCCTTCCTCGTCAGCCGCGCCGCGATCCCGTCGCTGAAGCGCGCCGGCGGCCGCATCGTGAACATGGGCTCGCTGGCCGGCCACAACGGTGGCGGCCCCGGCTCGGTCGCCTACGCGACCGCCAAGGCGGCCGTGCACGGCTTCACCCGCGGCCTGGCCAAGGAACTGGCCGGTGACGGGATCACCGTGAACGCCCTGGCGCCCGGCTTCATCGGCCAGACCGCCTTCCACGACACCTTCACGCCCGACGACGCCCGTCGCAACATCGTCGCCGGCGTGCCGCTGCAGCGCGAGGGCACGCCCGACGACGTGGCCGGTGCCGTCCTCTACCTGGTGTCGCCGCTGGCCGACTACGTCACCGGCCAGGTGCTGGAGGTCAACGGCGGCCTCCTGATGAAGTGACGGCCGACACCGTCCGCTCCGGCGCTGCTCCTTCTCCCGGCAGTGCCGGCCACCAGCCGCCGCGCCGCGGCGGCTGGTGGCACGCGTACGTCTGTCCCGTGCACCACACCGAACTGCTGGCGCCGGACGTCGACGACCCGCGCGAGCACGTCTGTCCGCACGGCTGCCGGCTGGCCGGCGAACCGTTCGACAGCGCCGCGCTGGTGTACCGCTACCAGGCCGAGGCACGGCGGCTGCGGGTGCTCGCCCGCGACGCGGCCGCCGGCGACGCCGACGCCGGCGTCTCGGCCCGGGCGCTGGCGGTCCGACTGCTCGGGCTCCACGCCGGCGCCGGCACCGGCGACTGGAACGCCGACGCGGCCCCGTGGATGCTGCGCGGCAAGCTGTTCCACCAGGCCCTCACCGAGGCCATCTGGGCCACCAACGTCGGCCACGGGCTGTGGACCCTGCGCGACGCCGATCTGGTGGACGCGGACCTGGCCACCGGCATCGCCCGCTTCGCCGCCGACGTGGCCGTCAACGTCATCGAGGCCCGTGACGTGCTCGTGCACGACCGGGCCGACTTCCCGAACAACTACACCGCGTGGCTGAACGCGGCCGGGGCCGTCGCGTCCCACCTGGCCGGCGGCGACGCGGCGCGTGGCCCCTGGCTGCTCGGCGAGCACGGCCAGTACGCCCACGTGCTCGCGGCCACCGGCGCCGACGGCTGGGAGTGGGAGGGCGCCACCTACTACCACGTGTTCGTGCTGCGGGCGTACCTGCTGTCGATGCGCGGAATCGAGGTGGCCGCCGTGCCCGCAGCGGTCCGCGACCGGCTCGCGCGGATGCTGGCCGTGCTGCCCGCCGTCGCCGCACCGGACGGGCGGCTGCCCGCCCTGCACGACTCGCCCTACCGGCGCGACGTCTCCGACCAGGAGGTCCTCGAGGTCGTCGCCATCGGCCGTCAGCTCGCGAGCGTCGACGGTCTCGATCCGCTGGCCTCGGCCGCGCGGACCTCGCTGGGCGAGCGCGACGACCGGCTCGACACGCGCCTGACCGGCTGGCTGCACGGCGAGCCGGCGGACCTACCGGC
This genomic interval from Egicoccus sp. AB-alg2 contains the following:
- a CDS encoding IclR family transcriptional regulator, with amino-acid sequence MTDMETREQFRTVKSSERTLEILEHLAAVGERRTLGELARDLAIPKSSLHAILRTMQDMGWIQTDPSGLRFGLGVRALLVGASYVDSDDVVALTRDALDQLADEVGETVHLGRLDGADIVYLAKRESRHPLRLFSAIGRRLPAHATALGKAVLSMQDPDAVRVMLPDELRRLTPNTIVDHGRLRDELALTRERGYALDNEENTEGIRCIAVPLRREGLVRDAISCSVPMIRLTPQVETEIVEAMQRARVRAESALGFRTR
- a CDS encoding sugar kinase translates to MDLVTLGETLVCLSGQETGRLETVRTFRKSVGGAESNTAIGLARLGLRSAWLSGVSLDGFGEEILKLLRGEGVDVEGVVRGPQPTGLMVKERRAPGDVHVHYYRQGSAASYFDADDLEPARITAARRLHVTGVTLALGAAPRRAVHRAVEIAAAAGMPISFDPNLRLKLWTVDEAVAACAELFPYVTDLLCNEQEAMLLAGSATLDAAVESLLDRGFPTIVVKRGEFGAVGYRDGDVVHQEAWPVQAVDSVGAGDAFNAGYLYGQLTDLSFKRSLEVGNWTASHVVAHIGDYEGFPTADDYRTWVDQDVEVTR
- a CDS encoding bifunctional 4-hydroxy-2-oxoglutarate aldolase/2-dehydro-3-deoxy-phosphogluconate aldolase; the protein is MSALLRGIDDAVAAIGATGIVAVVRTDTAEQAVELTRAAVFGGIRAVEITFTIPDAAEALRTLAAELPDEVVLGAGTVLTIDDLETAAAAGARFAMSPLVDPTIVDAGARAGLAVVPGAMTPTEVGAALRAGAPAVKIFPAASVGTAHLSALRQVFPEARLVPTGGVEPDAVRQWRNAGAFALGIGGAIDKAMRHGGVAAVHQLSGHVTRNWVAGNTSPLGGGR
- a CDS encoding ABC transporter substrate-binding protein, producing the protein MRRQRKLLASILGAALMLTACGGGDASEPAAVGDGDGATDAVDDPEGDEGDAEGASDVSGTIDLLTPLFEGSSGAEALEGEILPAFYEQYPDVTVNVEYTTYGNLNERLTTAVASGLVPDVLMMGVGWIEPFASQGILADLGEHGITVDELAEDINEAVLRAAQYDGKLYGIPLMLDARIGIYRKSMFEEAGLDPEQPPTSWEELREYAIELTERDENGNLERAGLDLFAHDLRQIWMPFLFSNGGELFDDSGQEVLFNSPEGVEALEFMNQLVNEDGVTEVGFETGTDLRLIQVDQAAMMIGHNDLWRIAEESSPEILDDLGAFVINEERPAFFHGGTIVNVAANTDNPEAAVALARHLAAPEASLIANEQRGNVPVHKDLLDSEYVQNNQLVQFVMENLEHAYPEGGTEAWMEARGNFATSLEEALLGVKSPKQALDDLAALTEAAIQR
- a CDS encoding carbohydrate ABC transporter permease, encoding MSATAPEVEAGAVARQPGRVGGRRRYPRFERRQRRAGYLLCAPAVVHMVAFTLLPVFAALWLSFTDYRVLTPPTWVGIDNYVAMFSDQAFVKSIWNTTVYTFFTVPFAMFLALLIAVALNEKIRARAWYRAAFFLPHVTATVAVAMVWIWMYNPRIGLFNAALGVLGIGRINWLGDPSWAMPSVILMGIWQGIGVKMLIYLAALQGIPEHLYEAASIDGASKRQQFVHITIPMLKYATFFVFVISLIDSFQVFDSIWVMTQGGPVNSTTVMTYEVYRSAFQSFRMGYASAQAVLLFAIIFVLTVVSKRLTRSDDV
- a CDS encoding carbohydrate ABC transporter permease, whose translation is MSSQTATPPPKDALQRSAPLRPPASRKPRAAAPSSRRPRAGRVVLYVALTAGAIFMVLPFVWMLLTSVKTPQEIASFPPTWIPREWRFGNYVDAMRAAPFGYYFRNSLFIALGQTTGTVVFGAMTGYALARMRFRGREVVFLLFISMMMVPTYVKVLPQFLMMKMMPFFGGNDWLGQGGTGWLDTWYALIVPGAISPFAIFLFRQFYLTLPKDLEEAARIDGMSEFGIFARIMTPLIKPAIATVALLQFQNSWNNFLWPLLVTTRQDLRVIQLGLAVFQQSETTAWAFLMAGTTLATIPMVLLFLVAQRYFVQGLSGVAVKG
- a CDS encoding SDR family NAD(P)-dependent oxidoreductase, with protein sequence MQIDLTGRRALVTGAAHGIGRAVAIALAKAGADVVVHYANSADAAKQTVADIEETGRRAAAMQADATREDEVERLVTDALEFLGGDLDILVNNAGHLVERRPIADMDTALWHRVVDVNVLSAFLVSRAAIPSLKRAGGRIVNMGSLAGHNGGGPGSVAYATAKAAVHGFTRGLAKELAGDGITVNALAPGFIGQTAFHDTFTPDDARRNIVAGVPLQREGTPDDVAGAVLYLVSPLADYVTGQVLEVNGGLLMK
- a CDS encoding heparinase II/III family protein, giving the protein MTADTVRSGAAPSPGSAGHQPPRRGGWWHAYVCPVHHTELLAPDVDDPREHVCPHGCRLAGEPFDSAALVYRYQAEARRLRVLARDAAAGDADAGVSARALAVRLLGLHAGAGTGDWNADAAPWMLRGKLFHQALTEAIWATNVGHGLWTLRDADLVDADLATGIARFAADVAVNVIEARDVLVHDRADFPNNYTAWLNAAGAVASHLAGGDAARGPWLLGEHGQYAHVLAATGADGWEWEGATYYHVFVLRAYLLSMRGIEVAAVPAAVRDRLARMLAVLPAVAAPDGRLPALHDSPYRRDVSDQEVLEVVAIGRQLASVDGLDPLASAARTSLGERDDRLDTRLTGWLHGEPADLPALAGGGPCDLFEEVGYTVLRGRDGSWRALLDHGPHGGSHGHLDKLALYVESAAAWQPDAGITPYASGMRDHYGSTLAHPTFRVDGRDQQQCTGRLERFDVRGDAVTVVASADDAYPGVRASRTLHLHGGWLLDVVELASAEVKGTDAHELTLQFRPAVPVTLRATEDGFAIRWHDPAGDLATWHVTDADAVCRPVPLPGPADDPMTSATGIDWTVRGHHARFCTVWQPAGEAERDAVVAVHLEPDGVVVRTAAGSTHHQPL